The Deltaproteobacteria bacterium genome window below encodes:
- a CDS encoding alpha/beta fold hydrolase: MPERRTVRVAGKDVRLLVGGAGPPLLYLHSVGADVDWLEAHDRLARRFTVHLPAHPGFAESTGVDQVDGIFDLVLHYVDLLGALGLGAVPVVGASFGGWIAAELAALYPERIARLVLADAVGLWIDEAPIGELFGSTPPEVAQMIFHDEEHPLAQMLRAMTSIADVPEDFAYTQLRALEAAAKVGWNPYLHDPKLEGRLRRVTAPTLVLWGRQDGLVPLVYGERYRERIPGARLHVIERCGHLPAIERPAEFADAVLGFLA, translated from the coding sequence ATGCCCGAGCGCCGCACGGTACGGGTGGCGGGCAAGGACGTGCGTCTCCTGGTCGGGGGCGCCGGGCCGCCGCTCCTCTACCTGCACAGCGTGGGCGCCGACGTCGACTGGCTCGAGGCGCACGATCGGCTCGCCCGGCGGTTCACGGTCCACCTGCCGGCGCACCCCGGCTTCGCCGAGTCGACGGGCGTCGACCAGGTCGACGGCATCTTCGACCTGGTCCTGCACTACGTCGACCTGCTCGGCGCCCTCGGCCTCGGCGCCGTGCCGGTGGTCGGCGCCTCGTTCGGCGGCTGGATCGCGGCGGAGCTCGCGGCCCTCTATCCCGAGCGTATCGCGCGTCTCGTGCTGGCCGACGCGGTCGGTCTCTGGATCGACGAGGCGCCGATCGGCGAGCTCTTCGGCTCCACGCCGCCCGAGGTTGCCCAGATGATCTTCCACGACGAGGAGCATCCCCTGGCGCAGATGCTGCGCGCAATGACGTCGATCGCCGACGTGCCCGAGGACTTCGCCTACACGCAGCTGCGGGCGCTCGAGGCGGCGGCGAAGGTGGGGTGGAACCCCTACCTGCACGATCCGAAGCTCGAGGGGCGACTCCGGCGCGTGACGGCCCCGACGCTCGTCCTCTGGGGGCGACAGGACGGCCTCGTACCGCTCGTGTACGGCGAGCGCTACCGCGAGCGCATTCCCGGCGCGCGGCTCCACGTGATCGAGCGCTGCGGGCACCTGCCGGCGATCGAGCGGCCGGCGGAGTTCGCCGACGCGGTGCTCGGCTTTCTCGCTTAG
- a CDS encoding LLM class flavin-dependent oxidoreductase has protein sequence MKFFMFHLMPWPYLPETYVGPAWVRCPNSFYDGRRGHGLYNRYLDELIRAEALGFDGVCVNEHHANAYGNMPSPNLIAAILARQTVRMRIAVVGNALPLYNPPIRVAEEYAMIDCISGGRLIAGMVVGGGPEYYSNGLNPAEARERFGEALDLILRCWTEPGPFVHMGKHYKLRYVNPWPTPVQQPHPPIWIPGAGSYETMDFVARRRWAYMGIPYFHKRVFKKNFDYFREACEKEGYTASPEQMGWLVPVYVAETDAQARAEFEPHLWYFAKRLLPGINISPPGYTSPRSALKMLGAFGEFLLNVGTWEQVVEGAYAIVGSPATVRERMAELIGWLGVGNVLSLLQLGTLPADLTRRNMELFASEVLPHLRDETGMSAESSAAAIAPVA, from the coding sequence ATGAAGTTCTTCATGTTCCACCTGATGCCCTGGCCCTACCTGCCGGAGACGTACGTGGGTCCCGCCTGGGTGAGGTGCCCCAACAGCTTCTACGACGGCCGCCGGGGCCACGGCCTGTACAACCGCTACCTCGACGAGCTCATCCGCGCCGAGGCGCTCGGCTTCGACGGCGTCTGCGTCAACGAGCACCACGCCAATGCCTACGGAAACATGCCGTCGCCGAACCTGATCGCGGCGATCCTCGCGCGCCAGACGGTGCGCATGCGGATCGCGGTCGTCGGCAACGCGCTGCCCCTCTACAACCCGCCCATCCGCGTCGCGGAGGAGTATGCGATGATCGATTGCATCTCGGGGGGTCGATTGATCGCCGGCATGGTGGTCGGGGGCGGACCCGAGTACTACTCGAACGGCCTCAACCCGGCCGAGGCCCGCGAGCGCTTCGGCGAGGCGCTCGACCTGATCCTGCGCTGCTGGACCGAGCCGGGGCCCTTCGTCCACATGGGGAAGCACTACAAGCTCCGCTACGTGAACCCGTGGCCGACTCCGGTGCAGCAGCCGCATCCGCCGATCTGGATCCCGGGCGCTGGGAGCTACGAGACGATGGACTTCGTCGCCAGGCGGCGGTGGGCCTACATGGGTATCCCGTACTTCCACAAGCGGGTCTTCAAGAAGAACTTCGACTACTTCAGGGAGGCCTGTGAGAAGGAGGGATACACCGCTTCGCCCGAGCAGATGGGCTGGCTCGTGCCGGTCTACGTGGCGGAGACCGACGCGCAGGCGCGCGCCGAGTTCGAGCCGCACCTCTGGTACTTCGCGAAGCGGCTGCTCCCCGGCATCAACATCAGCCCGCCCGGCTATACCTCGCCCCGTTCGGCCTTGAAGATGCTGGGCGCCTTCGGCGAGTTCCTGCTCAACGTCGGCACGTGGGAGCAGGTCGTCGAGGGTGCGTACGCCATCGTCGGCAGCCCGGCCACCGTGCGCGAGCGGATGGCCGAGCTGATCGGGTGGCTCGGGGTCGGCAACGTCTTGAGCCTCCTCCAGCTCGGGACGCTGCCGGCGGACCTGACGCGCCGGAACATGGAGCTGTTCGCCTCCGAGGTGCTGCCCCATCTCCGCGACGAGACGGGGATGAGCGCCGAGTCGAGCGCCGCGGCGATCGCGCCGGTCGCCTGA
- a CDS encoding SCP2 sterol-binding domain-containing protein: MPAEEIGLVLDGLAASAGLEDVEQLAVAGFLARRHVVMKGVQELVDDARDLALRNHQVAAAERPVPVGGVRPQNVQDTFGDAAIVTRPDHGAEDNPAPPSCARSRTRSWLARPGMSGYARAPRRSCMVSTFQPTTASAAVEGLPQVFDPAAVAGVEAVVLFDLSGREPGQWTLVIKDNACRVFPGRTIEPTVTLTMDSDLWLAIARGEKSGRDAFMNGEYQVSGDLAFMMQFGKIFPVR; this comes from the coding sequence ATGCCGGCGGAGGAGATTGGCCTGGTCCTGGATGGACTCGCTGCGTCGGCCGGTCTTGAGGACGTCGAACAGCTCGCGGTCGCCGGCTTCCTTGCGCGCCGCCACGTCGTCATGAAGGGCGTCCAGGAGCTCGTGGATGACGCGCGGGATCTCGCGCTGCGGAATCACCAGGTCGCCGCGGCCGAGCGTCCCGTTCCAGTTGGAGGCGTACGGCCGCAGAACGTTCAGGATACGTTCGGTGATGCTGCGATCGTTACGCGACCCGACCACGGCGCGGAGGATAACCCAGCGCCTCCGTCGTGCGCAAGGTCACGAACGCGGAGCTGGCTTGCGAGGCCCGGGATGAGCGGCTACGCTCGCGCGCCCAGGAGGTCGTGCATGGTCAGCACCTTCCAGCCGACGACGGCGTCGGCGGCCGTCGAGGGGCTCCCGCAGGTGTTCGATCCGGCGGCGGTCGCAGGCGTCGAGGCCGTCGTCCTCTTCGACCTCTCGGGCCGCGAGCCGGGGCAGTGGACGCTCGTCATCAAGGACAACGCGTGCCGTGTGTTCCCGGGGCGGACGATCGAGCCGACGGTCACCCTGACGATGGACTCGGACCTCTGGCTCGCGATTGCGCGCGGCGAGAAGAGCGGTCGCGACGCGTTCATGAACGGCGAGTATCAGGTGTCGGGCGACCTCGCCTTCATGATGCAGTTCGGGAAGATCTTCCCGGTGCGGTAG
- a CDS encoding MBL fold metallo-hydrolase, translating into MADAETYRPSKILGLMARSLMLPTAAPAGPGVAAEPAGGISVTYVGHATVLVRLDGATLLTDPVYSSRLVLPKRLVAPGVALEALPPLDVVLVSHGHMDHLDVPTHHRLPKRGTVAVVAKNLSGLVAGAGYAEVIELAWGDSTTVKGVRITALPVKHWGTRYLWPDERGYTGFLLEHPDGTVFFPGDTAYFPGFREYGRRWTIDVALLPIGAYSPPSFRRVHMNPEDALRVLVDLDARHMVPIHWGTFVVSYEPVDEPIAWLADLARERGLTDRVAVLRHGESRRFPGTSLRAGT; encoded by the coding sequence TTGGCCGACGCCGAGACCTACCGGCCCTCCAAGATCCTCGGGCTGATGGCGCGGTCGCTGATGCTCCCGACCGCGGCGCCGGCGGGCCCGGGCGTGGCCGCCGAGCCGGCCGGCGGCATCAGCGTCACGTACGTCGGGCACGCAACCGTGCTCGTCCGCCTGGACGGCGCGACGTTGCTCACCGACCCCGTCTACTCCTCGCGGCTCGTCCTCCCGAAGCGGCTGGTCGCGCCCGGCGTCGCGCTCGAGGCGCTCCCGCCACTCGACGTCGTCCTCGTGTCGCACGGCCACATGGACCACCTCGACGTGCCCACCCATCACCGGCTCCCGAAGCGCGGGACCGTCGCCGTGGTGGCCAAGAACCTCTCCGGCCTGGTCGCGGGCGCCGGCTACGCCGAGGTGATCGAGCTCGCGTGGGGCGACTCGACCACCGTGAAGGGCGTCCGCATCACGGCGCTGCCCGTGAAGCACTGGGGCACCCGCTACCTCTGGCCCGACGAGCGCGGCTACACGGGCTTTCTCCTCGAGCACCCGGACGGCACCGTCTTCTTCCCGGGCGACACCGCGTACTTCCCGGGCTTCCGCGAGTACGGCCGCCGTTGGACGATCGACGTGGCGCTGCTCCCGATCGGCGCCTACAGCCCGCCGTCGTTCCGCCGCGTCCACATGAATCCCGAGGACGCGCTGCGGGTCCTCGTCGATCTCGACGCCCGCCACATGGTGCCGATCCACTGGGGCACGTTCGTCGTGTCGTACGAGCCGGTCGACGAGCCGATCGCGTGGCTGGCGGACCTGGCGCGCGAGCGCGGGCTCACCGATCGCGTCGCCGTGCTCCGCCACGGCGAGTCGCGACGATTCCCGGGCACGAGCCTGCGGGCAGGGACATAG
- a CDS encoding thiolase family protein, translating into MPSDPLRGAAAVVGLGITPQGKVFDTNAIGFAVDALKLALEDAGLGREDLDGLLVNPGLAWSDLGMGSFQLQQAMGLRNLRLSATMNLGGATACAMIQHAAQAIAAGLATTVACVFSDTPLKPPAPKGERTSGGSAYGFARGWEQAYGFFGVNAMYALVARRHMHRFGTTQDQLGAVAVAQRRWAGLNPRAQLRDQPLTLEDYHRSRWIVEPFHLFDCCLVSNGGLAVIVTGAERARNLRRPAVYIWGMGQGHLGGDPSDTLASGAVLAREPAFRMAGITLRDVDVVELYDCYTFTVIVTLEDYGFCPKGEGGRFVAEQVTGPGGHLAVNTGGGQLASFYMWGMTPVSEAVIQLRGDGEARQVPRHDVALVSGNGGVLSTHSTLVLSRLPA; encoded by the coding sequence ATGCCGTCGGATCCGCTGCGCGGCGCGGCCGCGGTCGTGGGGCTCGGGATCACGCCCCAGGGCAAGGTGTTCGACACCAACGCCATCGGCTTCGCGGTCGACGCGCTCAAGCTCGCGCTCGAGGACGCGGGACTAGGACGCGAAGACCTGGACGGGCTGCTCGTGAACCCCGGCCTCGCCTGGAGCGACCTCGGCATGGGCTCCTTCCAGCTCCAGCAGGCGATGGGGCTTCGCAACCTCCGCCTCTCGGCCACCATGAACCTGGGCGGCGCGACGGCGTGCGCCATGATCCAGCACGCCGCCCAGGCGATCGCGGCCGGGCTCGCGACGACGGTCGCCTGCGTCTTCTCCGACACGCCGCTGAAGCCCCCGGCTCCCAAGGGGGAGCGCACCTCGGGCGGGAGCGCCTACGGCTTCGCGCGCGGCTGGGAGCAGGCCTATGGCTTCTTCGGCGTGAACGCCATGTACGCGCTGGTCGCGCGCCGTCACATGCACCGCTTCGGGACCACGCAGGACCAGCTCGGCGCCGTCGCCGTCGCGCAGCGGCGCTGGGCGGGCCTCAACCCCCGCGCGCAGCTCCGCGACCAGCCGCTCACGCTCGAGGACTACCACCGCTCGCGCTGGATCGTGGAGCCGTTCCACCTCTTCGACTGCTGCCTCGTCTCCAACGGCGGTCTCGCGGTGATCGTCACCGGCGCCGAGCGCGCCCGGAACCTCCGCCGGCCGGCGGTCTACATCTGGGGGATGGGGCAGGGGCACCTCGGCGGCGATCCCTCGGACACGCTCGCCTCGGGAGCCGTCCTCGCCAGAGAGCCGGCCTTCCGCATGGCGGGCATCACGCTCCGCGACGTGGACGTCGTCGAGCTCTACGACTGCTACACGTTCACGGTCATCGTCACGCTCGAGGACTACGGCTTCTGCCCGAAGGGCGAGGGCGGGCGCTTCGTCGCCGAGCAGGTGACCGGCCCCGGCGGCCACCTCGCCGTCAACACGGGCGGCGGGCAGCTCGCGAGCTTCTACATGTGGGGAATGACGCCGGTCTCCGAGGCGGTGATCCAGCTGCGCGGCGACGGCGAGGCGCGGCAGGTGCCGCGGCACGACGTGGCCCTCGTCTCCGGGAACGGCGGCGTGCTCTCGACGCACTCGACGCTCGTCCTCTCGAGGCTGCCGGCGTGA
- a CDS encoding Zn-ribbon domain-containing OB-fold protein, which translates to MAPFWEAARRHELVVQRCRGCGAHRFPAREICSRCLSRDAGWERVSGRGSVFSFAIMHQVYHPGFADQVPYAIVVVELEEGARVLSNLVDCPAARIEIGMPVEVVFEDVAAEVTLPKFRPRRRDA; encoded by the coding sequence ATGGCCCCCTTCTGGGAGGCCGCCCGCCGCCACGAGCTGGTGGTGCAGCGCTGCCGGGGCTGCGGCGCGCATCGCTTTCCGGCGCGCGAGATCTGCAGCCGCTGTCTGTCGCGCGACGCCGGCTGGGAGCGCGTCTCCGGCCGCGGGTCGGTCTTCAGCTTCGCGATCATGCATCAGGTCTACCACCCGGGCTTCGCCGACCAGGTGCCCTACGCCATCGTCGTCGTCGAGCTCGAGGAAGGCGCCCGGGTGCTCTCGAACCTGGTCGACTGCCCGGCCGCCCGCATCGAGATCGGGATGCCGGTGGAGGTGGTGTTCGAGGACGTCGCCGCCGAGGTGACGCTGCCCAAGTTCCGCCCGCGCCGCCGCGACGCGTGA
- a CDS encoding LytTR family transcriptional regulator produces MTNYTLRELEERLDPEMFFRAHKSTLVNLKHVNEIQPWFGDRYRLVMRDQARSEVALSRVQARALRARLRW; encoded by the coding sequence ATGACCAACTACACGCTGCGCGAGCTCGAGGAGCGGCTCGACCCCGAGATGTTCTTCCGGGCGCATAAATCGACCCTCGTGAACCTGAAGCACGTGAATGAGATCCAGCCGTGGTTCGGCGACCGCTACCGGCTCGTCATGCGCGACCAGGCGCGCAGCGAGGTGGCGCTCAGCCGGGTCCAGGCCCGGGCGTTGCGGGCGCGGCTCCGATGGTAG
- a CDS encoding MotA/TolQ/ExbB proton channel family protein: MARQGRRHQHDRREPPAARGARADDAPLAVRRGAEAGLPAARVLQGADRQLRRDRPPGRRRAAHAGAGHRPGAPPPRPRLRPAVGEGRGAHRPRHVSVRKETRNRMENVNLDLVQLIQQGAISTYPLLACSIVVFGIVLERLWSLRGTVSSTLSLTAQVVPVLARGDLKGAVELVGRHRPCPARRVYAELLSASPEAPLTELEWVADERQFEAVQGCGAYLWMLGTIGSAAPFIGLFGTVMGIIRAFHHMAIAGTGGFAVVAGGISEALIATALGLAVGIIAVVCYNYFQARVERIDAALRIGSARVLEAVASSRRTNGVLR, encoded by the coding sequence ATGGCACGCCAAGGGCGGCGTCATCAGCACGATCGACGTGAGCCTCCGGCTGCACGAGGAGCACGAGCGGATGATGCACCGCTGGCTGTACGGCGAGGAGCTGAAGCAGGTCTCCCCGCTGCCCGAGTTCTACAAGGAGCTGACCGACAGCTTCGGCGAGATCGCCCACCAGGGCGGCGGCGAGCTGCTCACGCTGGGGCAGGACACCGCCCTGGTGCGCCACCTCCTCGTCCTCGCCTTCGGCCCGCAGTGGGAGAAGGACGTGGCGCGCATCGCCCGCGGCATGTAAGCGTACGGAAGGAGACGCGAAACCGGATGGAGAACGTCAACCTCGACCTCGTCCAGCTGATCCAGCAGGGAGCGATCTCGACCTACCCGCTGCTCGCCTGCTCGATCGTGGTGTTCGGGATCGTCCTCGAGCGGCTGTGGAGCCTGCGCGGCACGGTGTCGTCGACCCTCTCGCTCACCGCGCAGGTGGTGCCGGTGCTGGCGCGCGGCGACCTCAAGGGTGCGGTCGAGCTGGTCGGCCGCCACCGCCCGTGCCCCGCACGCCGGGTCTACGCCGAGCTGCTCTCCGCCTCACCCGAGGCGCCGCTCACCGAGCTCGAATGGGTGGCCGACGAGCGGCAGTTCGAGGCGGTCCAGGGCTGCGGCGCGTATCTCTGGATGCTCGGCACGATCGGCTCGGCGGCGCCCTTCATCGGGCTCTTCGGCACGGTGATGGGCATCATCCGTGCCTTCCACCACATGGCGATCGCCGGCACGGGCGGCTTCGCGGTGGTGGCGGGCGGCATCTCCGAGGCGCTCATCGCGACCGCGCTCGGCCTCGCCGTCGGCATCATCGCCGTGGTCTGCTACAACTACTTCCAGGCGCGCGTCGAGCGCATCGACGCCGCGCTCCGCATCGGCAGCGCCCGCGTGCTGGAGGCCGTCGCCTCGTCGCGGAGGACAAATGGCGTTCTTCGGTAG
- a CDS encoding biopolymer transporter ExbD — MAFFGRAHTRGHIVAEINVTPLTDVFLVLLIIFMITTSAMVKPAADVDLPKAAANEEEPKGVLVTITPSREIYVNERPVASDDATIASVLRDTLARTPDKVVILAGDKQVVLGEVVRVLGLAKEAGATGFALASE, encoded by the coding sequence ATGGCGTTCTTCGGTAGGGCGCACACGCGCGGTCACATCGTCGCCGAGATCAACGTCACGCCGCTGACCGACGTCTTCCTGGTGCTCCTCATCATCTTCATGATCACCACCTCGGCGATGGTGAAGCCCGCGGCCGACGTCGATCTGCCGAAGGCGGCCGCCAACGAGGAGGAGCCGAAGGGCGTGCTCGTCACGATCACGCCGTCGCGCGAGATCTACGTGAACGAGCGCCCGGTCGCGAGCGACGACGCGACCATCGCCAGCGTGCTGCGCGACACGCTCGCGCGCACGCCGGACAAGGTCGTGATCCTCGCCGGGGACAAGCAGGTGGTCCTCGGCGAGGTGGTCCGGGTGCTCGGGCTCGCCAAGGAGGCGGGCGCGACGGGGTTCGCGCTGGCATCGGAGTGA